TCGGAACGGAATGTTTCGTTCTGCAATCAGCGTAGCAGACCGGAATGATCCGTTCCACTGGTAGTCTGAGGTCATGCCGAATCCCCCCGGAAAGACGCTGGCCGGCCGCCGCGCCCAGGCCGCCCGCAACGACGAGGTCATCCTCGAAGCCGCCCGCGCGGTCTTCCTGGACGACCCGAAGGCGCCGATCGCCGCCGTCGCCGAACGCGCGGGTGTCGGCATCAGTGCCCTCTACCGGAGGTACGCGGGCAAGGAGGACCTGCTGCGCCAGCTCTGCCATGACGGGTTGCGCCGGTACGTCGCCGCAGCCGAGGCCGCCCTCGCCGAGCCGGACGACTGGGCCGCGTTCAGCGCCTTCCTGACCCAGGTGGTCGACGCCGACGTGCACTCGCTCACCGTCCACCTGGCCGGCATGTTCACTCCGACCGAGGAGATGGGTCGGGACGCGACGCGCGCCAACGAGTTGGCCACCGCCCTGTTCGAGCGGGCCCGCGCCAGCGGGCGGCTGCGGCCGGACGCGGTCGTGCAGGATCTGGGGTTGCTGCTGGAGGCGTGCGCCGCGGTGCGCGTACCCGATTCGGAGCGCACCGGGCAGTTGCGCCGACGCCAGCTCGCCGTGCTGCTGGCGGGTCTGTCCACCGGGCCGGCCACAGACCCGCTCCCCGGCCCGGCGCCCGCGGCAGGAGAGTTCGACTGGCGGTGGCGTCGCCGGGAGTGATGGGCATCACGCGCTAAGGTTGAGCGGAATACGCTCAACTCTGGTTGTGTCCAACTCAGTGGACAACGCCGATCCGGGGGAGCCCATGAATACCGAAAAACTCACCACCAAGAGCCGCGAGACCATCACGGGCGCCGTCGCGCTGGCCAACCAGCGTGGCCACGCCACAGTGGAGCCCTGGCACCTGCTGCTGGCACTGCTGGACACCGACGGCTCGACCGCCACCGGTCTGCTGCGCGCCGTCGGGGCCGACCCGACCGAGCTGCGCCGGGCCGCCCAGCGCGCGGTCGACGGCCTTCCCGCCGCTCGCGGCTCCAGCCTCGCCGAGCCGACCCTGGCTCGGGAGTTCGTCAACGCCATCGGCGCCGCCGAGCAGATCGCCCGACCGTTGGGCGACGAGTACACCTCCACCGAGCACCTGCTCGCCGGCCTGGCCCGGGTGGGCGGCGCGGTGTCCGGTGCGCTGAAGACGGCCGGTGCCACCGAGGACGCCCTGGTCGCGGCCTTCCCGACCGTGCGGGGTGGCGACCGGCGGGTCACCACCGCCGACCCGGAGCAGACCTATCAGGCCCTGACCAAGTACGGCGTCGACCTCACCGCCAGCGCCCGGGACGGCAAGATCGACCCGGTCATCGGCCGTGACTCCGAGATCCGCCGGGTCATCCAGGTGCTCTCCCGGCGTACGAAGAACAACCCGGTGCTGATCGGTGAGCCCGGCGTCGGCAAGACCGCGATCGTCGAGGGGCTGGCCCAGCGGATCGTCACCGGTGACGTGCCCGAGTCGCTGCGCGACAAGAAGCTGATCTCGCTCGACCTTGGCGCGATGGTCGCCGGTGCGCAGTACCGGGGGCAGTTCGAGGAGCGGCTCAAGTCCGTCCTGGAGGAGATCAAGAACTCCAACGGGCAGGTGATCACCTTCCTCGACGAGCTGCACACCGTGGTCGGCGCCGGAAAGGGCGAGGGCTCGATGGACGCCGGCAACATGCTGAAGCCGATGCTGGCCCGTGGTGAGCTGCGGATGGTGGGCGCCACCACGCTGGACGAGTACCGCGAGCACGTCGAGAAGGACCCGGCTCTGGAGCGCCGTTTCCAGCCGGTGCTGGTCGGCGAGCCGACGATCGAGGACACCATCGGCATCCTGCGGGGGCTCAAGGAGCGCTACGAGGTGCACCACGGCGTACGGATCACCGACGCCGCGCTGGTCGCCGCCGCGACACTGTCGGACCGCTACATCACCGACCGGTTCCTGCCGGACAAGGCGATCGACCTGGTCGACGAGTCCGCGTCCCGGCTCCGGATGGAGATCGACTCCCGGCCGGTCGAGGTGGACGAGATCGAGCGGGCGGTCCGCCGGTTGGAGATCGAGGAAATGGCGCTGGCCAAGGAGCCGGACGCCGCCTCCGCCGAGCGGCTGGAGCGGTTGCGCAAGGAGCTGGCCGACAAGCGCGAGCAGCTCACTGTGCTCTCCGAGCGCTGGCAGACGGAGAAGAGCCACATCACCAAGCTCTCCACCGCGAAGGAGGAGCTGGAGCGCCTCGGCGGTGAGGCCGAGCGGGCCGAGCGCGACGGCGAGCTGGAGCGCGCCGCCGAGCTGCGCTACGGCCGCATCCCCGCCCTCAAGGTCGAGCTGAAGCAGGCCGCGGAGGAGCTGGCCCAGCTCCAGGCCGACGGCGCCATGCTCAAGGAGGAGGTCGGCGCGGACGACATCGCCGCGGTGGTCGCCTCCTGGACCGGCATCCCCGCCGGCCGCCTGCTCGAAGGCGAGACGGCCAAGCTGCTGCGGATGGAGGAGTCACTGGGCGGCCGGGTGGTCGGCCAGGCCGAGGCGGTCGGCGCGGTCTCCGACGCGGTACGCCGTGCACGGGCCGGAATCGCCGACCCGGATCGCCCGACCGGCAGCTTCCTCTTTCTCGGCCCCACGGGTGTCGGCAAGACGGAGCTGGCCAAGGCCCTCGCCGAGTTCCTCTTCGACGACGAGCGGGCGATGGTCCGCATCGACATGAGCGAGTACGGCGAGAAGCACTCGGTCGCCCGACTGGTGGGCGCCCCGCCCGGCTACGTCGGCTACACCGAGGGCGGCCAGCTCACCGAGGCGGTGCGCCGCAGGCCGTACTCGGTGATCCTGCTGGACGAGGTGGAGAAGGCCCACCCGGACGTCTTCGACGTGCTGCTCCAGGTGCTCGACGACGGTCGGCTCACCGACGGCCAGGGCCGCACTGTGGACTTCCGCAACGCCATCCTGGTCCTCACGTCCAACCTCGGGTCTTCGATGATCAGCGACCTGACCCTGGCCGAGGAGCAGCGCCGGGAGGGCGTCCTCGCCGTGGTGCGGTCGCACTTCAAGCCGGAGTTCCTCAACCGGCTGGACGACATCGTGGTCTTCGCCTCGCTGCTGGGCGACGATCTGCGTTCGATCGTCGACATCCAGTTGGACCGGATGCGGCGGCGGTTGGCCGACCGCAGGCTCGGCCTGGAGATCACCGATGCCGCTCGGGACTGGCTCGCCGAGCACGGCTACGACCCGATCTACGGCGCTCGCCCGCTGCGTCGCCTGATCCAGACGGCAATCGGCGACCAGCTTGCCAAGGCGCTCCTGTCCGGCCAGATCCGCGACGGCGAAACGGTGAAGGTGGACCGCGCCACCGAAACCAACACCCTCTCCGTAACCGCCGCCTGATCCGTCGCACCCGGGCCGATCCCGCCTCCGCAGGCGGGGTCGGCCCGACACGTTCTCCGCCCCCACCGACACTCCGCCGGGACGCTGCGTAGCTGCCGCATCACCAGAAAATGATTTGTTTCCCCAGGTGCGCGGGGTTGTTACCGTTCCCGCCGACGCACTTGGGGAGGTGGTCGGCATGAATGGTCCTGTGGCGTACCTGGTAACGACGCTGGGGTGTCTGATCGGAGTCGCCGGGGTCGTGGTGGCGGTGGTGGCGGTACGCAAGGGCCGTAAGGCCGCCCGGCCGGCGGCACCCGCCGACCCGTTCCGGGACACCGACAGCGACGCGCTCCGCGGCGACCCGCGCAGGCTCAAGCCCGGCGACATCGTCGAGATCCGCCGGGTGTCGTACGCGGTCCGGGGCTCGGTGCATCTGAATGAGGGCGGCTGGGGCTGGGCCGAGCACCTGCTGGACACCGTCGAGGGCGACAAGCGCTGGCTCTCCGTGGAGGAGGACCCGGACCTGGAGCTGGTGCTCTGGACCGCCGAGCCGGCCGCCACGATCACCCCGGGTGCATCCACCCTCGACTTTGCCGGCCGCCGCTACGCCTCGGAGGAGTCCGGTCAGGCCCGCTTCACGGCCACCGGCAGCACCGGCCTCGACCCCAGTGGCACCCTTCGATACCACGACTACCGGTCCCAGGGCGGCGAACGGCTCTCCTTCGAGGCGTACGGCCAGGCCGGCTGGGAGGTCGCCCGGGGCGAGCAGTTGCACCGCGCCGACGTGATGGTTTACCCGCAGGCCGGACCGGAGGCCAGCTGACGTGTTGGTGAGCCTCCACACCCCGTACGTCGACACCTGCGCCGCCGACTTGAGCCTGGCACTCGGTGGGCTGGAGCGGCCCGCGTTGCACGTCCACGACCTCACGCTGCCCGGGGAGGTCCGGCTGCGGCTGCGCCTGCTCGGCGCGTCCCACCAGGTCGTACTGGCCGAACCCGGTGGTGCGGCCGGACTCACCGAGACGGTCGCCTGCCTGCCTGGTCGGCCGCCGCACCTGCCCGGCGCCCTGCATGACGAGGCGGCCGGCTACCGCTTCACCGCCAGCGTGCTGCGCCCCGCCGACGGCGAGTTGCACACCCGGATCGCCGGGCTCCGCGCCGACCTGGCCGACGACCCGTACGCCCTGGTCGGAGTCTTTCCCGGTGACCCGGACGCGGTCACCGCGCTGGCCGTACGCACCGACCTGCCGCACGGGTCGGTCGGCTGGCGTACCTGGCACGCGTACCCCCAGACCAATGAGCTGGTCCTGACCGAGACGGTGGTGGCACTGCGATGACGTACCGACGCTGGTTCGTGGTGGGCGCGGCGGTGGCCGTGGTCGGCGTGCTGGTCGCGGCCTTCGCGCTCGTCAACGGCACCTTCTCCCCGCGCGCCTACGTGCAGGACAGGTACTCGCGAGCGGCCAGCCGGGACATCGGCCGGCAAGCAACCGCGTACACCTCGTCCAAGTCACCGACCACTGTCGCCAAGGAACTGACCGACGCGTGGAAGCCGTCCGACCGGTACGCCGACAGCAGCGGCGTCTACCTGCGCTACGACGACGACTCGGTGGTGATCCTGCCGATCGCCGCCGGCTCGGTGATCCTGCTCGAGGACATGGACACCGCTCACCCCCGCTACCACTCGACCGTCGGGTCGTACTGGGGCTGGGGACGCGGCAGCAGCGTTCGGGGCGGCGGCCCCGGCACCGGCAAGTAGCCCGACACCCGACCCCTTCACCTGGAGCCCCTCCGTGCAGAACCTCGTCACCGATCTGCTGGCCACCCTCGCCTTCGGCGCGGTCGGCGTCGTCCTCATGGGCGTCGGCTACGCGCTGGTCGACCTGACCACTCCTGGCAAGCTCCACGAACTGATCTGGACCGAGCGCAACCGCAACGCGGCGCTGCTGCTCGCGTCCAACCTGCTCGGCGTCGGCACCATCGTGGTCGCGGCGATCGTCGCCAGCGACGACGACTTCGCCCTGGGGCTGGTCGGCGCGGCGGCGTACGGGATCGTCGGCCTGGTCATCATGGCCGCCGCGTTCCTGCTGCTCGACGCGGTGACCCCCGGCCGGCTCGGCGAGCTGCTGGTCGACCCGGAGCCGCACCCCGCCGTGTGGGTGTCGGCCGTGGTGCACCTGGCCACCGGCGCGATCATCGCCGCCGCGATCCTCTGATGGCCGGGGGTCCGCGACCGGGCGGTGCCGGCCGGCCGTACCCGGGGCGGTCATGAGCACCGGGGCACCGCCGGTGGTCGACAGCGGCACCGACGCCCGACCGCACTGGCGGCTGGCCCGCGCGGCGGTGCTGCTCGCGGTCTTCGTCTGCGCCGCCTGCGGGCTGGTCTACGAGCTGGCCCTGGTCGCGCTCGGCAGCTACCTGATCGGCGACACCGTCGGGCAGGCGTCGATCGTGCTCGGCGTGATGGTCTTCGCGATGGGGGTCGGCGCGCTGGTCGCGAAGCCGTTGCAGCCCCGGGCCGCCGCCGCGTTCGCGGTGATCGAACTGACCCTGGCCCTGCTCGGTGGTCTGTCCGTGCTCGGCCTCTACGCCGCCTTCGCCTGGCTCGACCTGTACGGCCCGGCGCTGGTCGGCACCGCCTTCGTGCTGGGCCTGCTGATCGGCGCGGAGATTCCACTGCTGATGGTGATGCTGCAGCGCATCCGCGAGCAGGCCGCCGGCAGTGCGGTGGCCGACCTGTTCGCCGCCGACTACGTCGGCGCGCTGCTCGGCGGGCTCGCCTTCCCGTTCCTGTTGATCCCCGTCTTCGGCCAGCTCAAGGGTGCCCTGGTGGTCGGCGCGGTGAACGCGGTGGCCGGCCTCGCCCTGGTCTGCACGGTGTTCCGGAGGGAGCTGAGCCGCCGGGCCCGGCTCGTCCTCGGCGCCGGCTCTGTCGTGGTCGCGCTCTGCCTGGGGTACGCCTGGGTGACCGCCGCCGACTTCGAGGTGACCGCCCGGCAGCAGCTCTACCGGGACCCCGTGGTGTACGCCGAACGCTCCCGTTATCAGGAGATCGTGCTGACCCGGTCGGTGCGGGAGGTTGGCCACGCCGACACCGACCTGCGGTTGTTCCTCAACGGTGATCTCCAGTTCAGCTCGGTCGACGAGTACCGCTACCACGAGGCGCTGGTGCATCCGGCGATGCGCGGCCCGCGCGGTGACGTCCTGGTTCTCGGTGCTGGCGACGGCCTCGCCGTCCGGGAGATCCTGCGGTACCCGGACGTCCGGCGGGTGACAGTGGTCGACCTCGACCCGGCGGTGGTGGCCCTGGCCAGCACCGTGCCGCAGCTGCGGGCGCTCAACGGCGGCTCGCTCG
This portion of the Micromonospora zamorensis genome encodes:
- a CDS encoding DUF4247 domain-containing protein: MTYRRWFVVGAAVAVVGVLVAAFALVNGTFSPRAYVQDRYSRAASRDIGRQATAYTSSKSPTTVAKELTDAWKPSDRYADSSGVYLRYDDDSVVILPIAAGSVILLEDMDTAHPRYHSTVGSYWGWGRGSSVRGGGPGTGK
- a CDS encoding DUF2617 family protein: MLVSLHTPYVDTCAADLSLALGGLERPALHVHDLTLPGEVRLRLRLLGASHQVVLAEPGGAAGLTETVACLPGRPPHLPGALHDEAAGYRFTASVLRPADGELHTRIAGLRADLADDPYALVGVFPGDPDAVTALAVRTDLPHGSVGWRTWHAYPQTNELVLTETVVALR
- a CDS encoding polyamine aminopropyltransferase — protein: MSTGAPPVVDSGTDARPHWRLARAAVLLAVFVCAACGLVYELALVALGSYLIGDTVGQASIVLGVMVFAMGVGALVAKPLQPRAAAAFAVIELTLALLGGLSVLGLYAAFAWLDLYGPALVGTAFVLGLLIGAEIPLLMVMLQRIREQAAGSAVADLFAADYVGALLGGLAFPFLLIPVFGQLKGALVVGAVNAVAGLALVCTVFRRELSRRARLVLGAGSVVVALCLGYAWVTAADFEVTARQQLYRDPVVYAERSRYQEIVLTRSVREVGHADTDLRLFLNGDLQFSSVDEYRYHEALVHPAMRGPRGDVLVLGAGDGLAVREILRYPDVRRVTVVDLDPAVVALASTVPQLRALNGGSLDDPRVRVLNTDAFGWLRTAAERFDVVVADLPDPDETATAKLYTVEFYALIRSVLAEQGRLVVQSGSPYFAPRSYWSIDASVREAGFATVPYHVDVPSFGDWGFLLATAGTVPPVLELPADALRLRFLDPGVLRAAAVFPADRARLNVPPSTLLQPRVLDYARTEWRGY
- a CDS encoding TetR/AcrR family transcriptional regulator → MPNPPGKTLAGRRAQAARNDEVILEAARAVFLDDPKAPIAAVAERAGVGISALYRRYAGKEDLLRQLCHDGLRRYVAAAEAALAEPDDWAAFSAFLTQVVDADVHSLTVHLAGMFTPTEEMGRDATRANELATALFERARASGRLRPDAVVQDLGLLLEACAAVRVPDSERTGQLRRRQLAVLLAGLSTGPATDPLPGPAPAAGEFDWRWRRRE
- the clpB gene encoding ATP-dependent chaperone ClpB → MNTEKLTTKSRETITGAVALANQRGHATVEPWHLLLALLDTDGSTATGLLRAVGADPTELRRAAQRAVDGLPAARGSSLAEPTLAREFVNAIGAAEQIARPLGDEYTSTEHLLAGLARVGGAVSGALKTAGATEDALVAAFPTVRGGDRRVTTADPEQTYQALTKYGVDLTASARDGKIDPVIGRDSEIRRVIQVLSRRTKNNPVLIGEPGVGKTAIVEGLAQRIVTGDVPESLRDKKLISLDLGAMVAGAQYRGQFEERLKSVLEEIKNSNGQVITFLDELHTVVGAGKGEGSMDAGNMLKPMLARGELRMVGATTLDEYREHVEKDPALERRFQPVLVGEPTIEDTIGILRGLKERYEVHHGVRITDAALVAAATLSDRYITDRFLPDKAIDLVDESASRLRMEIDSRPVEVDEIERAVRRLEIEEMALAKEPDAASAERLERLRKELADKREQLTVLSERWQTEKSHITKLSTAKEELERLGGEAERAERDGELERAAELRYGRIPALKVELKQAAEELAQLQADGAMLKEEVGADDIAAVVASWTGIPAGRLLEGETAKLLRMEESLGGRVVGQAEAVGAVSDAVRRARAGIADPDRPTGSFLFLGPTGVGKTELAKALAEFLFDDERAMVRIDMSEYGEKHSVARLVGAPPGYVGYTEGGQLTEAVRRRPYSVILLDEVEKAHPDVFDVLLQVLDDGRLTDGQGRTVDFRNAILVLTSNLGSSMISDLTLAEEQRREGVLAVVRSHFKPEFLNRLDDIVVFASLLGDDLRSIVDIQLDRMRRRLADRRLGLEITDAARDWLAEHGYDPIYGARPLRRLIQTAIGDQLAKALLSGQIRDGETVKVDRATETNTLSVTAA
- a CDS encoding DUF4178 domain-containing protein, with the protein product MNGPVAYLVTTLGCLIGVAGVVVAVVAVRKGRKAARPAAPADPFRDTDSDALRGDPRRLKPGDIVEIRRVSYAVRGSVHLNEGGWGWAEHLLDTVEGDKRWLSVEEDPDLELVLWTAEPAATITPGASTLDFAGRRYASEESGQARFTATGSTGLDPSGTLRYHDYRSQGGERLSFEAYGQAGWEVARGEQLHRADVMVYPQAGPEAS
- a CDS encoding DUF350 domain-containing protein, which produces MQNLVTDLLATLAFGAVGVVLMGVGYALVDLTTPGKLHELIWTERNRNAALLLASNLLGVGTIVVAAIVASDDDFALGLVGAAAYGIVGLVIMAAAFLLLDAVTPGRLGELLVDPEPHPAVWVSAVVHLATGAIIAAAIL